TAGCCAAGGCGGGGTGATGCGAAGGGTTTCGATCAGGGTCATGCGCGCTCCTCCACTCGGGTGCTACCAACAGAATGGGAGCTGGTAACGGATTTGAGAAACGGGTAGTTTTGAATTCAGTCATCGGAAATTCAAATGCCTCAACTTGACAGCGATCTCCTGCGCACCTTCCTCGCGATCGTCGAGGCAGGCAGCGTGACCGGTGGTGCGGCGCGGATACACCGTTCTCAGTCCGCTACCAGTCTTCAACTGAAACAGCTCGAGGCCGTGATCGGTCAGCCGCTGCTCGCGCGGCACGGTCGGGGTGTCGTGCCGACATCGGCGGGAGAACGGCTCCTGCCCGTTGCGCGCCGGGTCACCGGAGCTCTTGATGCGGCGCTTGCGAGTTTTCGCACGGACGAAATCGCAGGGCGAGCGCGTATCGGGATCGCAGAGGATGTGGCGCGGGGTGTTCTGGCGGACGTCATTGCCGCATTCTGCCGCGCCCATCCACGCATGGAGCTCGAGGTCCATTGTGCGCTTGGCGATGACTTCGAGGGTGCGCTCGCGCGTGGGCAACTGGATCTGGCTGTCTACGAGGTGCCCGAGGTCAGTCCCACTCAGGAACGTCTGCGCACAGAACGCCTGGTATGGATGACGTCGCGCGCTCATGACGCAGCCCGCCGCGACCCACTGCCGATTGCCGTCTTCGACCGCGCCTGTTGGTGGCGGGACGTGGCGCTCGCTGACCTATCTGCAGCGGGGCGCACCTACCGTACGGTGTTCACCAGCGAGAGCGGGATCGGTGTACGGGCGGCCGTGGCCGCGGGCATGGCTGTAGCGCTTTTGGCAGAGAGCGTGCAGGAGGAGGACTTGATCGCACTGCCCGAGATCGCCTCGGCAAGGCCGTCTCATTTGGTTCTCGATGTAACAAGAGATGCAAGAGGCGCCGCCACGGATGCACTCTGCGCCGCCATTCGTGGTGCGCTCAGTCAGAGACTAACAGGATCCAGTCACAGGTCATGAAAACCCGTCGCGAAACCATCCTTGCCGAGCTGCATACCCGGCTTTCGGCGCTGCCCGCCACCGCCCTGCGCGGTGATGTGCTGCCTGAACGCATCCCAACTGAGGGGCTGCTGATCCTGCGCGACGGCAAGCCGGGCGAACCTGAGGTGACGCTGTCGCCGCTACGCTATCATTACCAGCACCGCGCCGAGATCGAAGCAGTCGTTCAAGGCACTGACCGAGATGCCGCCTTCGACACACTCACCGCCAGCATCGGCACGGCGCTCTCCGCCGACCGCACGCTGGGCGGACTCTGCGACTGGGTCGAGGCGGAAGCGCCGCGCCCGGTCGATCTGCCGGTCGAAGGCGCGGCCAGCCTGAAGGCGGCCGTGATCCCGGTGGTGCTGCTCTATTCCACGGCCGATCCGCTGGCCTGATCCCGACAACCCGAGGAGAACATAATGGCACGAGCCCAGGGGGCGCGGGCGCAGATGGCGCTTGCGTTCGAGACCACCTATGGAACGCCCCCGGTGGGCGGTTTCACGAAAATGCCCTTCGCCAGCACTTCGCTCGGCGCGGAACAGCCATTGCTCAATTCCGAACTGCTGGGCTACGGCCGCGATCCGCTGGCGCCGATCAAGGACGCGGTCACGGCCGATGGCGACGTCGTGGTGCCGCTCGACGCCGAGGCCTTGGGCTTCTGGCTGAAGGCGGCCTTCGGGGCGCCAACCACGACCGGTACTGGTCCGTGGACGCACGAGTTCCAGTCCGGGTCCTGGACGCTGCCCAGCATGTCGATCGAGACCGGCATGCCGGAGGTGCCGCGCTACGCGATGTATTCCGGCTGCGTGCTCGACCAGATCACCTGGCAGATGCAGCGCTCGGGTCTGCTGACCGCAACGGCGCGTCTGGTGGCGCAGGGCGAGACGGTGGGCACGACCACCAGCGCCGGGACGCCCGCCGCGCTGGAGCTCAAGCGTTTCGGCCATTTCAACGGGTCGATCACGCGCAACGGGACCGCACTCGGCAACGTGGTCTCGGCCGAGATCACCTATGCCAACAACCTCGACCGGATCGAGACCATCCGGAACGATGGCCGCATCGATGGCGCGGACCCGTCCATCGCGGCGCTGACTGGCCGGATCGAGGTGCGCTTCGCCGACAGCACGCTGGTGACGCAGGCGATCAACGGCGAGGCCTGCGAGATGGAGTTCGCCTACGTCCTGCCGTCCGGCGAGAGCTTCACCTTCACCGTGCACGCCGTCTACCTGCCGCGCCCCCGCATCGAGATTTCCGGGCCGCAGGGGGTGCAGGCGACCTTCGACTGGCAGGCCGCCCGCGACAGCGTCGTCGGCCGGATGTGCACCGCAACTCTCGTGAACGATGTGGAGACCTACTGATGTTGACGCTCGACCTGACCAACGCGCCGCGCTGGCATGATCTCGCGCCCGGCGTTCGGGTGCAGCTGCGCCCGCTGACCACCGCGCTGATGGTGGCGACGCGGAGCGACCCGGCTGTCGAGGCGGTGCCCGAGGAGGCGTCCGACGAGGAGCGCGCGGTCGCCTTCGCCAAGGCGCTTGCGAGGCGAGCCGTGCTCGCCTGGGATGGCATCGGCGACACGGACGGCAAATCCATTGACCCAAGCCCCGAGGCCATCGACGCGCTGCTCGACGTCTGGCCAATCTTCGAAGCGTTCCAGCTGACCTACGTCTCCAA
This window of the Roseovarius sp. SCSIO 43702 genome carries:
- a CDS encoding phage tail tube protein; its protein translation is MARAQGARAQMALAFETTYGTPPVGGFTKMPFASTSLGAEQPLLNSELLGYGRDPLAPIKDAVTADGDVVVPLDAEALGFWLKAAFGAPTTTGTGPWTHEFQSGSWTLPSMSIETGMPEVPRYAMYSGCVLDQITWQMQRSGLLTATARLVAQGETVGTTTSAGTPAALELKRFGHFNGSITRNGTALGNVVSAEITYANNLDRIETIRNDGRIDGADPSIAALTGRIEVRFADSTLVTQAINGEACEMEFAYVLPSGESFTFTVHAVYLPRPRIEISGPQGVQATFDWQAARDSVVGRMCTATLVNDVETY
- a CDS encoding LysR family transcriptional regulator, with amino-acid sequence MPQLDSDLLRTFLAIVEAGSVTGGAARIHRSQSATSLQLKQLEAVIGQPLLARHGRGVVPTSAGERLLPVARRVTGALDAALASFRTDEIAGRARIGIAEDVARGVLADVIAAFCRAHPRMELEVHCALGDDFEGALARGQLDLAVYEVPEVSPTQERLRTERLVWMTSRAHDAARRDPLPIAVFDRACWWRDVALADLSAAGRTYRTVFTSESGIGVRAAVAAGMAVALLAESVQEEDLIALPEIASARPSHLVLDVTRDARGAATDALCAAIRGALSQRLTGSSHRS
- a CDS encoding acyl-CoA transferase; translation: MKTRRETILAELHTRLSALPATALRGDVLPERIPTEGLLILRDGKPGEPEVTLSPLRYHYQHRAEIEAVVQGTDRDAAFDTLTASIGTALSADRTLGGLCDWVEAEAPRPVDLPVEGAASLKAAVIPVVLLYSTADPLA